The region CTGTTTGTCTACGCGGCGGGCGGAAAAAAAGACGGCCTGCAAATTATGCCGTTCAGCCAGGTGGCGGCGAAGGATGAGTTTACCGGCATCAAAGACGCCACCCGAGACGACCTGTTAGCCGCGCACCGCGTACCGCCCGTTCTGATGGGGGTAATGCCGAATAACTCCGGTGGCTTCGGCGACGTAGAGAAAGCGGCGAAGGTGTTTTCCATCAACGAACTGGCCCCGATACAAGAAAGCCTGAAAGAGTTAAACGACTGGCTGGGGATCGACGTGGTGCGCTTCAACCCTTACGCACTGTTGCAGGCAGCAATCTGACGCCAGCCCGGACACACCCACCACCACCGTGGAACGGCCAGCACGGCCGCAACTGACCACACCGCACGTAAGCCCCTCAGCAGCCCGCTGGCAGGGGCTTTTCTTTTGCCTCAAACCACCACGACGAACCGAAAACGACGCAGCAGCGAGGCGCAGCGGCGCGAAAATCGGCGCAGATAATACCGACCCTATCCCACCCCTCAGCGCGCGCTCATTCCCCCGCCTCGCCCGCACGCAGAAACCCCGCTTTTTTGTGCAAATGTGCAGACCAGCGGAAGGCCCGCCCCGCCTGGCCTGCCCTGATAATACGAATGTCGAAATATTTGTGCATTTACGTGCAATTTTTTGCAGTGTTTTTGACGCAATAAAAAAGGGCTTTGTTAGCCCTTAATTTTTTACCTTCCCCACTCACGATCAGGAAGTCGATCTTTGAAGGCAAGGTAATCGTAAAACTCACGAGTATGGGAAAAAATACATTCGCACATTGCAGCGCCTGCGTTTGAAAGAGCCAATTTCAACATGCCGTCAGGTTTAGGATTGCTCACCAAATTTTCATAAACTTGAGCCTGATCTGTACCGTGGACACATAACAAAAGCGACGACTCAAATGTAACAACGGCATCCAATAAGCGCTGATGAACCACGGCAAGGGCTGGTTGGTTTGCAACAATTGCATTCAAACAGCGGCGATCACCTGTCATGAAAATGGCTTCCGGGTTCTCTATGCACGATGCAAGCAATAGCTGCTCGCCTACATCAATTCCGGGCACACTCCCCAAAAGCTCAATAAGCTGGGAATCTTGAACTTCCGGGATATCCTGCACAGATTCGATGAAGGCACCCACCTGCTCGTAAACAACCTGACTACCACATTTCCTGATCGCTTTATCAGGGTTTTTCGGCAGAAGCTGAAAACGAGCAGCAGGGTTAATGAAGATCTGTTCGGGGGGCTGGTTAAAAACCACTGGCAGTTGTGATAAAAGATTGCACTGTGCCAGCTTCAAAATGACATCATTGTCAGAAAGAACAATCACTTATTACTCCCCGATTAGATTTTCTAAAACCTTAAGATCATCTTCGTGGATATTGTCTAGATCCATTCCGCTTTTCATCATGGCTCTTACAAAGTCCTGATCAGACTCCTTGCCTGCGCAAAGCATTTTAACGGCGTTAACAGCAGCACCCCAACGGTTCTGGGCAAAACCATAGTTGAGTGCAATGTGCGTAGGATCAATGTGGTTGCAACTACCGTACATCTGGGCAGCACGAGCCAAACCAGCAGCATTAAGCGCGCCAGCAGTTGGAACGATACGTAGAGACTTCTGGCCCGAAATTACCTGGAAGGCAAATTCGTTGGCTTCTTTCTCTATGTTATCAGTCGAAGCATTCTCAATTTTTGCATCAATATGGCACTGCCCGTTCTCTGCGTTCAGATGCCCTCTGGCGATATGACCTAACTCGTGAGCAAGATCAAACAGCATGTAGCCATATTTCTGAGGCTGAGTAAGAACGATCACCGGGCGCCCGTGGCTCATTAATGCCAGTCCGGCCATTTTCTTTGCCGCTTGCGGGAAAGATTTTAGATAAACAACAGGAATGCCAATTGAATGGCAGTACGATACTAGGCCACCGAGTGATACCCATGATTCCTTTGTGAGGATTTGGGTTCTTATCGCCAAAGGATCCAGCACTGCACTGGCATCGTAAGGGACTTTGAAATTAGACGCGACAATACCGGCCGCAGTATAGGCAACAGCAGTAGCGATATCTAAATCGTTCTCGGCTACATTTTGGCGATGTTTATATTTATGGTTTCCACCAAAATTAAAGCATACCCCTTCGCTACCATCTTTCAGGCTATCCGGGAGAATGCTAAACATACGCGCAAGGTGCAGGCACGCATACTGCCGCCCTGATGGGGTGTCAGCAAGCTTCTCATCCCACCAGTCAGGCAACAACCTGCGGATGTAAGAGAGATTAAACCCGGCCCGGCCGAATTTAGAATATATCTGACTCATCTGATTATGGTTCGTCATAAGAGCCTCCTAACTGCGTGTGTAAGCGAAATGCCGTTTATTATTAGCTTAGTTATGACACAAAAGCGCGCACACTATAAGCAGAAAACGGCGAAAGTCATAACTATTTCGGTTGTGTGAAAAATGGATATTTGCTTCTTAGAGCGGCTTATATCGGCTTAGTTCCGCGAAAATGCTGCCTTCATTCTGTTCACAAGGTCGCTTGTCTTTTTCTTCGCCGCCATCACCTGCGACGGCAACTTATCCAGCCCCGACGCGGCGCGGTTGCGCGATACCAGCCGCCCGTCCTGCACGGTCATAACAAGATCGCCGCACGCCACTGACGCACCGGCCATCATCGATCTGACCATTCCGGCGCTGGCATCAATCCCACGTAGCGCCAGCAGTTCACTGATCTGCTGCTCTTTCACGGATAGCCCGGCCCCGTCTTCCCGTTCCGGTGGCCGTTTTTTACGCTTACTTCGCACATCGTTACTAAGCCGCTGCGCCAGTTCTCGCTTTTCCTGCCGTGAAAGCGCATCAAAATTCACCGTCACGCCCTCAGCTGGCACAGTCATTTCTGACTGTCCTTTAGCTTCGCTGGCGGCATGTTCAACACCGTCAGCACCTGCCGCGGGATCCCGCGTACAGTTATTGACAGAACTCCGAGGGGCGGCGCTGCCGCCTGAAAAACCAACGTCAACGGCCACACCGTCAGCGCTCTGGCGCTTCGGCACGATTTTGTATTGAGCGGTGCGGGTGAAGATCAAAGAGTCATTACCCGTTATCGGGCAATAGATACCGGTGATGCGCTGGACGTCATCGCCGTAGGCGTTGCCGTTTTCGGTGGTTTCATAGTTCAGACGGATGCGCAGCTTGTCGCGCTCAACCAGGGGGCCACCTTGGGCTAATACGTAGTTATCCCACTCGCCTGCATCAGCGGCCTGCCGTGCGGTTTCGAGTTCAGGGTGTAAAACAAGTTCACGATTGCCCAGGCGGCGAAGTTCGCGATATACCGTGACCGGCGCGCCGCCGATCTGCTGAAACTGGCGAATTGACCAGCGCGACGCCCACGCGCTAACGCGGAGTGACATTTCTTTCAGGTCTTCCCCGGTTTCGTCGTCCTTCTCACCATCCAGCGCGAAGCCGTCGATATTCTTCGAAATGTATTTCGCTATGTAGCCGGTTGCGCTGCCTAAAGCGTCCTCAATCGGTTTAAATTCAAGGCGGTGCTCCCACGCTCCCGGCTCGTTGCCGTCTTCTCTCAGGGCATATTTTCGGAAGATATCGCGCGCCTGTTCGACCTTTTCCGGGCGCATGAAAAGAAGTAAGTGCCAGTGCGGCGTTGCATCGTGGTGCGGTTCAACAACACGAAAACCGAAAACGCGGATCCCTTTTCTCTTCCATGCGGCGCGGGTTCTCGCCCAGACCTTGCAAAGATATTGCTGTGTCTCACGCGGCGACGCACCACAGTATTTGTTATTACGGCGCCCGTTATGCTGCATAGCGTGATAGCGGGAAGGCGCTGTCAGCGTGTAGAAGTCACCGGCCAGCCCTTCCAGCTTCGCCAAATCTTCAAATCCGCGCATTCTCGTCATGAGTTCGCGGCGACGGTTGGCCGGATTGGCAACACTGCCAGCGACTTTATCGATCAGAGAAATGCGCTCGCCCGTGTCCTGGTCTTCCAGTTCCATAGCTTTAAGGTATTCACGGTTAGCCTTTTTCTGGGCCAGCCATTCCGTAAGGCACGGGGCGCTACTGTATGGGGAAGATTTTTTCTGGACGTATCCCGCTGCGATCATCAAATGCTCACGCCACCGGGCATGGATACGGCGCAGGCGGTTTAACCACCACTGCGGTGACTCAAGGCGAAGAACCGCGCGTAACGCGTCCTCCGCCTCCAGTTCTTCATTGCAATACGCCGTCCAGCCGGGGATCGGCGTTTTCAGATGCACCGCCAGCGACGCAATACGGCCATAGCCAGA is a window of Enterobacter cloacae complex sp. ECNIH7 DNA encoding:
- a CDS encoding ImmA/IrrE family metallo-endopeptidase; translation: MTNHNQMSQIYSKFGRAGFNLSYIRRLLPDWWDEKLADTPSGRQYACLHLARMFSILPDSLKDGSEGVCFNFGGNHKYKHRQNVAENDLDIATAVAYTAAGIVASNFKVPYDASAVLDPLAIRTQILTKESWVSLGGLVSYCHSIGIPVVYLKSFPQAAKKMAGLALMSHGRPVIVLTQPQKYGYMLFDLAHELGHIARGHLNAENGQCHIDAKIENASTDNIEKEANEFAFQVISGQKSLRIVPTAGALNAAGLARAAQMYGSCNHIDPTHIALNYGFAQNRWGAAVNAVKMLCAGKESDQDFVRAMMKSGMDLDNIHEDDLKVLENLIGE
- a CDS encoding replication endonuclease; translation: MTTATRGRRAPSPPPPYPGSTDNAIPYAYGGNKPYQPIGVDVAPGLDGFDYLTPDGTRKHIAFSELVAEDEKPERSKLLRRRLASLPQYIRRHFAAKLDALDAKDRKAADHWLVNTFERHVLTRIDSVNSVYQPDTVMPGILLPIRDQLFRMLWAGKKELKRLAYTLADIFTSEFIRESDHQLARTGDPEFAALSGYGRIASLAVHLKTPIPGWTAYCNEELEAEDALRAVLRLESPQWWLNRLRRIHARWREHLMIAAGYVQKKSSPYSSAPCLTEWLAQKKANREYLKAMELEDQDTGERISLIDKVAGSVANPANRRRELMTRMRGFEDLAKLEGLAGDFYTLTAPSRYHAMQHNGRRNNKYCGASPRETQQYLCKVWARTRAAWKRKGIRVFGFRVVEPHHDATPHWHLLLFMRPEKVEQARDIFRKYALREDGNEPGAWEHRLEFKPIEDALGSATGYIAKYISKNIDGFALDGEKDDETGEDLKEMSLRVSAWASRWSIRQFQQIGGAPVTVYRELRRLGNRELVLHPELETARQAADAGEWDNYVLAQGGPLVERDKLRIRLNYETTENGNAYGDDVQRITGIYCPITGNDSLIFTRTAQYKIVPKRQSADGVAVDVGFSGGSAAPRSSVNNCTRDPAAGADGVEHAASEAKGQSEMTVPAEGVTVNFDALSRQEKRELAQRLSNDVRSKRKKRPPEREDGAGLSVKEQQISELLALRGIDASAGMVRSMMAGASVACGDLVMTVQDGRLVSRNRAASGLDKLPSQVMAAKKKTSDLVNRMKAAFSRN